From Deltaproteobacteria bacterium, a single genomic window includes:
- a CDS encoding 2-oxoacid:acceptor oxidoreductase subunit alpha: protein MGIDVNIRIAGGAGQGIHTAGNLVSRIAVSAGHHFHATQDYMSRIRGGRNSYTVRVADAPVRAGSERADILLALDPAHLPHLLPAVNPSGLAFSDLPPGDAPGGVLAVPLKEMAISAGSPILANVVGAGIVLRVLGVPVEAADRLLALDFRGDFLEKNRKAIRLGAEWAEGRVSGRYPLPEAAFHPRLIVSGNEALAMGAVAGGCKFAAGYPMTPGSGVLHGLSVDGPPLGLVFEQAEDEIAALNMAIGASYAGARAMVATSGGGFALMVEALSLAGMLETPVVVVLGMRPGPATGMPTRTGQEELAFAISAGHGEFPRLVLSPGSVEEAYALAHHAMESAEAHQVPCILLSDQYLADTVVDADPDDFPVLPVRRRIVRGPDVPRNGEGRYLRYALTDDGISPMAVPGEAGITVVADSDEHAEDGHITEDHASRIRTVEKRARKEAGLAAETLPPLLSGPPDGEAVLFGFGSTKGVIAEAREILARDGVRVAAVHLRQVWPFPSEQIDAIVSRYGTAFTVENNRNGQLARLIRAETGRRVAGTVARFDGLPFTPESLAGEVKERIWAERSTRR from the coding sequence ATGGGCATCGACGTGAACATCCGCATCGCGGGCGGCGCGGGCCAGGGCATCCACACGGCGGGTAACCTCGTGTCCCGCATCGCGGTGTCGGCGGGGCACCATTTCCACGCCACCCAGGATTACATGAGCCGGATCCGCGGCGGCCGGAACTCCTACACCGTCCGGGTGGCGGACGCCCCCGTACGCGCGGGCAGCGAACGGGCGGACATCCTCCTCGCGCTCGATCCGGCGCACCTTCCGCATCTCCTCCCGGCGGTCAACCCTTCGGGCCTCGCCTTTTCCGACCTCCCCCCGGGAGATGCGCCCGGAGGAGTGCTTGCCGTGCCGCTCAAGGAGATGGCGATTTCGGCAGGGAGCCCGATCCTGGCGAACGTCGTGGGGGCGGGGATCGTCCTCCGGGTCCTCGGGGTTCCCGTCGAGGCGGCCGACCGGCTCCTCGCGCTCGACTTCCGGGGCGATTTCCTCGAAAAGAACCGGAAAGCGATCCGGCTGGGCGCGGAGTGGGCGGAAGGCCGCGTTTCGGGACGCTATCCGCTTCCCGAGGCGGCGTTCCACCCCCGTCTGATCGTGTCGGGGAACGAGGCGCTGGCGATGGGCGCGGTTGCGGGCGGGTGCAAGTTCGCCGCGGGATACCCGATGACGCCGGGGAGCGGCGTCCTCCACGGCCTCTCGGTCGACGGTCCGCCGCTCGGGCTGGTCTTCGAACAGGCGGAGGACGAGATCGCCGCCCTGAACATGGCGATCGGCGCCTCGTACGCCGGCGCGCGCGCCATGGTGGCCACCTCCGGCGGAGGATTCGCCCTGATGGTCGAGGCGCTCTCCCTGGCCGGCATGCTCGAGACCCCCGTCGTCGTCGTGCTCGGGATGCGCCCGGGGCCCGCCACCGGGATGCCCACGCGCACGGGGCAGGAGGAGCTCGCGTTCGCCATCTCGGCGGGACACGGCGAATTCCCCCGGCTGGTCCTCTCCCCGGGCTCCGTGGAGGAGGCATACGCACTCGCCCACCACGCCATGGAGAGCGCCGAGGCGCACCAGGTGCCGTGCATCCTCCTCTCCGACCAGTACCTCGCGGACACCGTCGTGGACGCCGACCCGGACGACTTCCCGGTCCTTCCGGTCCGCCGGCGGATCGTCCGGGGTCCGGACGTCCCGAGGAACGGGGAAGGGAGGTACCTGCGGTACGCCCTGACCGATGACGGGATCTCCCCCATGGCGGTCCCCGGCGAGGCCGGGATCACGGTGGTGGCCGACAGCGACGAGCACGCGGAGGACGGCCACATCACGGAGGATCACGCGTCCCGGATCCGGACGGTGGAGAAGCGCGCCCGGAAAGAGGCGGGTCTCGCGGCGGAGACGCTGCCGCCCCTGCTCAGCGGACCGCCGGACGGCGAGGCCGTGCTCTTCGGCTTCGGGTCGACGAAAGGCGTGATCGCGGAGGCGCGGGAAATCCTCGCGCGGGACGGCGTGCGGGTGGCGGCGGTCCACCTCCGGCAGGTGTGGCCTTTCCCTTCGGAACAGATCGACGCGATCGTATCCCGCTACGGGACGGCGTTCACCGTCGAGAACAACCGGAACGGCCAGCTGGCGCGGCTCATCCGGGCGGAGACCGGGAGGCGGGTGGCCGGGACGGTGGCGCGCTTCGACGGGTTGCCGTTCACGCCGGAGTCGCTGGCCGGGGAGGTGAAGGAGAGGATATGGGCGGAACGTTCGACACGGCGGTAG